The following is a genomic window from Mycolicibacterium sp. TY81.
TACTTCAAGGGTCGGGATGACAAGCCCGATCACTCGGAGACCATCGACGGCCAGCTCGAGGACCGCGGCTACGGGTACGACGGCATCTTCGACGAGTACACCGTCCGGCACGGGCTGATCGGTGCGCCGGTGCAGTATGGCCTCTTGGAGAACGCCCGGCGGGCACGGCTTGGCCTGTCCGTGCAGGACTACCGACAGGCGATGGGGGAGCTGTTCGCCCCGATGTCGAAAGTCGCGGCCAAGAATCCGTATTCGTCGGCGCCGGTGGAGCGCACCGTCGACGAGCTGGTGACCGTCACCGACAAGAACCGGATGATCTGCGACCCCTACCCGCGGCTGATGGTGGCCCGCGACCAAGTGAACATGGGTGCGGCCGCATTGCTGATGTCCGTGGAGTCGGCGCGCAAACTCGGTGTGCCGGAATCCAAGTGGGTTTACTTGCGTGGTCATGCGGACATGAAGGAGCAGAAGCTGCTCGACCGTACCGATGTCGGTGCCAGCCCGGCATCAGTGCTGGCCGTGCAGGAAGCGTTGCGGGTGGCCGGAATTGGAATCGACGACGTCTCGGCATTCGACCTGTACAGCTGCTTCCCGTTCCCGGTGTTCAACATCTGTGACGGCGTCGGCCTGGCGACCGACGATCCGCGGGGTCTGACATTGACCGGCGGCCTGCCGTACTTCGGCGGCCCGGGAAACAACTACTCGCTGCATGGCATCGCTGAAGCGGTCACCCGAATGCGGGAAGCCCCAGGCGAATTCGCATTGGTGGGCGCGAACGGCGGCATCGCCAGCAAGTTCTCGGTCGGCATCTATTCGACCGAACCTGCCGATTGGGTCGCCGACAACAGCGCCGAATTGTGCGCAGAGGTCGCGTCGTGGCCGACGATCGCCGTCACCGAGCATGCGAACGGCCCCGCGACCATCGAGACCTACACCGTCCGATACGACTGGACTCCCAACACGGGCATCATCATCGGGCGCCTTGACGCCGACGGGAGCCGGTTCCTGGCTACCACGACCGATGCCGAACTGATGGCCTTGCTGTGCGACGGCGAGCCGCTGGGCGCAAAGATCGTCGTCACCTCGACCGACGAGGGTAATCGGGCTGTGATGGCCTGATCTTGGTTGCCGAGATCGACGAAATGGTCGTTCTTGCAAGAGATTAGCGACCAATTCGTCAATCTCGGCGCGGCAGAACCTCAGATCCCGAAGTCGCTCAACTTCTTCGCCAGCTTCTCGACGTACGCCGACACGGTGGCCTCGTCACTGTCCGGCAACCCGAACAGCACCTCGGTCACACCGAGCTTCTTCCAGTGCGCCAACTTGTCGGCGTCCGGCTTGAAGTCCAGCGCGACGATGGTCGGCGCACCCGAGCGTCCGGCCGCGGCCCAGGTGTCCTGCAGCAGCTTGACCGGCTCGTCGATGTCGAAGTCGCGCGGTGTCGTGATCCAGCCGTCGGCCGACTTGGCGATCCACTTGAAATTCTTCTCGGTGCCGGCCGCCCCGACCAGGATCGGCACATGCGACTGGACCGGCTTCGGCCAGGCCCACGACGGACCGAACTTCACGAATTCGCCGTCGTACTCGGCTTCTTCCTGGGTCCACAGCGCGCGCATGGCCTCCAGGTACTCGCGCAGCATGGTGCGGCGGCGGGCCGGCGGGACGTTGTGGTCCTGGAGTTCGTCTGTGTTCCAACCGAATCCGACGCCGACCGAGACGCGGCCGCCGGACAGATGATCCAGTGTCGCAATCGATTTCGCGAGAGTGATCGGGTCGTGCTCGACAGGCAGCGCCACCGCGGTCGACAGCCGCACCCGCGACGTCACCGATGCGGCGGAGCCGAGCGCGACCCACGGATCCAGCGTCCGCATGTAGCGGTCGTCTGGCAGCGTCTCGTCACCGGTGGTGGGGTGGGCCGCCTGGCGCTTGATCGGGATGTGCGTGTGTTCGGGCACATAGAAGGTGGTGAAGCCGTGGTCGTCGGCCAGTTTGGCGGCGGCGGCGGGCTTGATGCCGCGGTCGCTGGTGAAAAGTACGAGCCCGTAGTCCATACGGTGAATTAGAACGTGTTTCAGTATGGGGCGCAAGAGTGGGTGCCAAGAATGCCGAAGTGGGCCCATTACCTGGGAATTTCCGACACGGTGCAGCCGCTGGGCGCCGGTGAACCGATCCGGAGATAACTTCATCGCGAACGTTACCCACGACGGTGGCTGGGCTTGCTTGTTCACATGGGCCCATGACGACCGAACGCATCGCCGACCACGTCAAGTTCGCCTACTGGGTGCCCAACGTCAGCGGCGGCCTGGTGACCAGTGACATCGAGCAGCGGACCGACTGGAACTACGAGTACAACAAGAAGCTCGCGCAGACCGCAGAGAACAACGGCTTCGAGTACGCCCTCAGCCAGGTGCGGTACGAGGCCAGCTACGGCGCCGAATATCAGCACGAGTCGACGAGCTTCAGCCTCGCGCTGCTCCTGGCAACGGAACGGCTGAAAGTCATTGCGGCCGTTCACCCCGGCCTCTGGCAGCCGGCGGTGCTCGCGAAACTGGGAGCGACGGCCGACCACCTCTCCAACGGTCGTTTCGCCGTCAACGTCGTCTCCGGTTGGTTCAAGGACGAATTCACGCACCTGGGCGAGCCCTGGCTGGAACACGACGAGCGCTACCGCCGCAGCGCCGAATTCCTCCAGGTGCTGCGCAAGATCTGGACCGAGGACGACGTCGACTTCCGCGGCGACTTCTACCGGATCCACGACTTCACGCTGAAGCCCAAGCCGCTCAACACGGCGGAGCGCCCCAACCCGGAACTGTTCCAGGGCGGCAACTCGAGTGCGGCGCGCCGCAACGGCGGCTACTACGCCGACTGGTACTTCTCCAACGGCAAGGACTTCGACGGCGTGACCGAGCAAGTCGTCGACGTCCGCGACCACGCCCGTCAGGTTGCCCGGGAGGTCCGCTTCGGGCTGAACGGATTCATCATCGCGCGCGACACCGAGAAAGAGGCGAAAGAGGTCCTCAAGGAGATCGTCGCGAAGGCCAACCGGCCCGCCGTCGAGGGATTCCGCCAGGCCGTGCAGCAGGCCGGCAACTCCACCGGTGACAAGAAGGGCATGTGGGCGGATTCGAGCTTCGACGACCTCGTGCAGTACAACGACGGTTTTCGTACCAAGTTGATCGGAACTCCGGAACAGATCGCCGAACGGATTGCTGCCTACCGCAAACGGGGCGTGGACCTGATCCTCGGCGGCTTCCTGCATTTCCAGGAGGAGATCGAGTACTTCGGAGCCAAGGTGCTGCCGTTGGTGCGGGAAATCGAGGAGGCGGAACAGGACGCCGCGGAGGCGCCGATCCGCGTCCCGGCGTGACGGCTCGGCGAGTTTGCTCAGGACCGTCGCGGCCGGTCAGGGCGGTGCACTGCGGGTCGAACTGATGCGGGGCGACCTCAGTGAAGTGCGCTAGCGTGGTTGGTCGAGTCGACAGGTACAGGAGAGGTCATGACGTACCAGCCCGGTAACCCCGGCTACCCGCCCGCCCAGCAGCCCGGCCAGTACGGCAACCAGTACGGCGGGCCGACCCAGCAGTTCAACCGTCTGCCCGAGCAGATCCCGGCTGCGCCTGCGGCGCCGGCCGGCCCGAGCAAACTGCCGGAGTACCTGACCATCGCGGTCGCGGCGCTCGGCCTGCTCATCTTCGGCTTCAACTTCGCGCCCCAGTTGGGTGCGGGAGGCCTGGATGCTGGCACCGGCAGCATCCTGACCCAGGCGCCGATCGTCGTCGCCGTGCTGGCTGCGCTGCTCGCCGGCGTCAGCCTCCTGCCCAAGCAGAAGAGCTTCAAGTCGTGGGTCGCCATCCTCGCGGTGCTGGCCCTGCTGCTGGTGATCAACGAGATCGTGCAGGCGCCCAAGGGCATCGAGGTCGAGTGGGGCCTCTATGTCGTGCTCGCGCTGTCGGTGCTGCAGGCCGGTAGCGCTGTCGGGGCGCTGCTGCTGGACGCCGGCGTCATCCAGCCGCCCGCACCGCGTCCGCAGGCCGATCCGTACAACTACGGCGGACCGGCGCAGGGCTACAACCCGCAGGCTCAGTACTACGGCCAGCAGCCTCAGCAGCAGTACGGCCAGCAGACCGGCCAGCACTTCGGCCAGCAGGGTGGCTACCAGCCGCAGTCCCAGAACGGTCCCATCGGCGGCTACACCGGCGCACAGAGCGCGTCGCAGCACGGCGCCGACTCGGGT
Proteins encoded in this region:
- a CDS encoding LLM class F420-dependent oxidoreductase; protein product: MDYGLVLFTSDRGIKPAAAAKLADDHGFTTFYVPEHTHIPIKRQAAHPTTGDETLPDDRYMRTLDPWVALGSAASVTSRVRLSTAVALPVEHDPITLAKSIATLDHLSGGRVSVGVGFGWNTDELQDHNVPPARRRTMLREYLEAMRALWTQEEAEYDGEFVKFGPSWAWPKPVQSHVPILVGAAGTEKNFKWIAKSADGWITTPRDFDIDEPVKLLQDTWAAAGRSGAPTIVALDFKPDADKLAHWKKLGVTEVLFGLPDSDEATVSAYVEKLAKKLSDFGI
- the sfnG gene encoding dimethylsulfone monooxygenase SfnG, with amino-acid sequence MTTERIADHVKFAYWVPNVSGGLVTSDIEQRTDWNYEYNKKLAQTAENNGFEYALSQVRYEASYGAEYQHESTSFSLALLLATERLKVIAAVHPGLWQPAVLAKLGATADHLSNGRFAVNVVSGWFKDEFTHLGEPWLEHDERYRRSAEFLQVLRKIWTEDDVDFRGDFYRIHDFTLKPKPLNTAERPNPELFQGGNSSAARRNGGYYADWYFSNGKDFDGVTEQVVDVRDHARQVAREVRFGLNGFIIARDTEKEAKEVLKEIVAKANRPAVEGFRQAVQQAGNSTGDKKGMWADSSFDDLVQYNDGFRTKLIGTPEQIAERIAAYRKRGVDLILGGFLHFQEEIEYFGAKVLPLVREIEEAEQDAAEAPIRVPA
- a CDS encoding acetyl-CoA acetyltransferase is translated as MGVDPRTPVIVGVGQFTERLEDPDYRGMSSVDLAAAAAQAALQDTGADVTAVAAAIDTVAGTRQFEISGHVPAPLGKSNNYPRSVAQRIGADPARAVLEVIGGQSPQHLITEFAGEIVAGRADVVMIMGSENTSSIRYFKGRDDKPDHSETIDGQLEDRGYGYDGIFDEYTVRHGLIGAPVQYGLLENARRARLGLSVQDYRQAMGELFAPMSKVAAKNPYSSAPVERTVDELVTVTDKNRMICDPYPRLMVARDQVNMGAAALLMSVESARKLGVPESKWVYLRGHADMKEQKLLDRTDVGASPASVLAVQEALRVAGIGIDDVSAFDLYSCFPFPVFNICDGVGLATDDPRGLTLTGGLPYFGGPGNNYSLHGIAEAVTRMREAPGEFALVGANGGIASKFSVGIYSTEPADWVADNSAELCAEVASWPTIAVTEHANGPATIETYTVRYDWTPNTGIIIGRLDADGSRFLATTTDAELMALLCDGEPLGAKIVVTSTDEGNRAVMA
- a CDS encoding DUF5336 domain-containing protein, which gives rise to MTYQPGNPGYPPAQQPGQYGNQYGGPTQQFNRLPEQIPAAPAAPAGPSKLPEYLTIAVAALGLLIFGFNFAPQLGAGGLDAGTGSILTQAPIVVAVLAALLAGVSLLPKQKSFKSWVAILAVLALLLVINEIVQAPKGIEVEWGLYVVLALSVLQAGSAVGALLLDAGVIQPPAPRPQADPYNYGGPAQGYNPQAQYYGQQPQQQYGQQTGQHFGQQGGYQPQSQNGPIGGYTGAQSASQHGADSGPPTPPTGFPAFGQPQQSAGQSSSPQQSSGQGPSASEASAGSSSFTSSPSVPGSTGSGSEPTTTFQQPPAPQ